The region TATAACGAACGGCAGGGCGCACCTAGAGTAAGCTGGCCTAGGCTCTGCGCTAACGATAGTTACCTCGGCACCTCTGTTTGTACGCCTAGCGCTGAGCGCAGCGTCTAGGCCTGCTGCCCCTCCACCAACTACGACTATCCTCTTGGACATAGGCCTCGGGCTAGGCTATGGTCTTAAGCCAATCAGCGCACTTCTCAGCCGTCATCAGGTTCTTGAGCTCCTCCTCGAGCTTCGCTGCCTCGATTACGACTAGCCATCCCCTACCGTAGGGGTCTTCGTTAATTAGCCCCGGGTTCTCTTGAACCTCCCTATTGACCTCCCTTATTACCCCAGTGAGCGGCGATATTAAGTCCACGGCCGCCTTTAGTGACTCAGCGCTTCCAAAGGGCTCTCCAGCGCTTACTGAGGAGCCTGGGTCGAGCAGGCTCACGTTAATGACCTGCTTTAAGTTCTTCTGGGCGTAGTCAGTCAGCCCTACCTTGGCCCTGTTGCCCTCTACTTTAACCCATACGTGGTTCTCTGAGTAGTATAGCCCTTCGAGTACCTCATACTCACCCACGGTAACCATGCCGCACCCCGCTAGCCCCTAGCCTCAATAGCCTTATTAACTTTAAACGCTCGCTAAGCGAGCGGGCCAGGGTGTCTAGGCGCCCTAGTTACGTAAGGGCCTCCTACGGGACCGCTGTAGCGCTAGGCCTCTCGAAGGGGTGGGTGGAGGTTGAGCCTACTACCCTATACTTACTGACCTACGTCGAGGGTAAGTGCCTAGCTAACTGCGCTTTCTGCCCTCAAGCTAGGGATAGTCTCTCAGACGCGTCTCTCCTGTCTAGGATCCTGTGGCCACCATACCCCGCTGGCTTAGTCGTAGAGCGCTGCTTAGAGGTAGTGGAGGCTGGGAGGGCGAGGAGGGCTTGCGTCCAAGCGATCAACAACCCCCGCGCCCAGCCGCAATTAAGGTGGCTAGTGGCTAAGCTAAGCCAGGGGGGCTTAGACTCTATCTCAGTATCCACCCCCCCGGTGGGCCTAGAAGGGCTTAGGGAGCTTAGGAAGCTGGGGGCTGAGCGCGTGTCGATAGCGCTAGACGCAGCCTCCCCCCGCGTCTTCGACGCTACTAAGGGCGCGTCCGTCGGGGGCCCGTACACGTGGGAGGGCCATTGGAGGGCGCTAAGGAGAGCGCTGGAGGTCTTTGGGCGGGGCAGTGTGACTACCCACTTAATCGTCGGCCTAGGTGAGACTGAGAGGGAGGTCGTTGAGGCGGTGGTGAGGCTGAGCTCAATGGGTATACTTCCAGCCCTCTTCGCCTTAACCCCCGTCCCAGGCACGAGGCTTGAGTCAGCCAGCCCGCCTAGCTTAGCGAGCTACCGAAGGATACAGCTGGCTAGGCACTTAATTGTTGAGGGCTTAGCGACCCTGGAGGACTTCGTGTTTAGCGATACTGGCCGCCTGGCTAAGATTAAGTGTAGGGAGGCGGGGCTTCGTGAAGCCTATAGCGGCAAGCCCTTTGAGACGAGCGGCTGTCCGTGCTGCAATAGGCCCTTCTATAACGAGAGGCCGGGCACGACTCTGTACAATTACCCGAGGCCCTTGAGGCCTAGCGAAGTTGAGCTAGCCCTAGCAGCCCTTAAGGATGTGCTATAGGCGCAGCGGGGCATAAAGTAGATATTTAGAAAGCCGCTAGCATAACCTATGCTTAAGCAGCCCCCTGAGCTCCTCGATTTTAAGTCTAAGCTAAGCTGGGACGGTGAGACTGGGGGGGAGGCCCGCATTAAGTCCTTCCCCCCGCTGAGGTTTGATACGTCCAGCGAGTACGGAGGGCGTGGAGGCAGGTACCCTTGCCCAGATGAGCTCTTCCTAACCTCAGTAGCGGCCTGCGCGCTTACTACGTTCCTCTACTTTAAGGATAGGCTTAAGCTAGAGCTTAAGGGCTTAGAAGTCGAGGCTCTCAGCTCAGTTAAGTTAACAGAGCAAGGCTACAGGGTAGACGCGGTTAAGCTGCAGCTCTTAGTGAAGGTGGCTAGGGGACAGGTTGAGAAGGCTAAGAAGTGCATTGACCTAGTCTCTAAGTACTGTCACCTTAAGCGCAGCATTGAGCAGTCCGTCCCAGTCGGCATGGAGGCACGCATCGAGGAAGCTTAGCTACACTAAGCATTATAAGCTGCTGTCGGCTATTGCCTCCGCGCGTGGTACTATGGTCG is a window of Candidatus Nezhaarchaeota archaeon DNA encoding:
- a CDS encoding OsmC family protein, whose product is MLKQPPELLDFKSKLSWDGETGGEARIKSFPPLRFDTSSEYGGRGGRYPCPDELFLTSVAACALTTFLYFKDRLKLELKGLEVEALSSVKLTEQGYRVDAVKLQLLVKVARGQVEKAKKCIDLVSKYCHLKRSIEQSVPVGMEARIEEA
- a CDS encoding radical SAM protein; the encoded protein is MSRRPSYVRASYGTAVALGLSKGWVEVEPTTLYLLTYVEGKCLANCAFCPQARDSLSDASLLSRILWPPYPAGLVVERCLEVVEAGRARRACVQAINNPRAQPQLRWLVAKLSQGGLDSISVSTPPVGLEGLRELRKLGAERVSIALDAASPRVFDATKGASVGGPYTWEGHWRALRRALEVFGRGSVTTHLIVGLGETEREVVEAVVRLSSMGILPALFALTPVPGTRLESASPPSLASYRRIQLARHLIVEGLATLEDFVFSDTGRLAKIKCREAGLREAYSGKPFETSGCPCCNRPFYNERPGTTLYNYPRPLRPSEVELALAALKDVL
- the gcvH gene encoding glycine cleavage system protein GcvH; its protein translation is MVTVGEYEVLEGLYYSENHVWVKVEGNRAKVGLTDYAQKNLKQVINVSLLDPGSSVSAGEPFGSAESLKAAVDLISPLTGVIREVNREVQENPGLINEDPYGRGWLVVIEAAKLEEELKNLMTAEKCADWLKTIA